Proteins encoded together in one Salmo trutta chromosome 3, fSalTru1.1, whole genome shotgun sequence window:
- the LOC115179884 gene encoding gonadotropin-releasing hormone II receptor isoform X2 has protein sequence MSGNLSLLRPPLVGATRSMQPALSNMSQFPPLVDWEAPTFTRAAQFRVGATLILFLFAACSNLALLVSVCRGRGRRLASHLRPLIMSLAAADLMMTFVVMPLDAIWNITVQWYGGDAMCKMLCFLKLFAMHSSAFILVVVSLDRHHAILHPLDSLNSHHRNKRMLGLAWGLSVLLALPQLFIFRAIKAEGVDFTQCVTHGSFKERWQETVYNMFYFVTLYVFPLLVMSFCYTRILIEINQQLHRNKAGESCLRRSGTDMFPKARMKTLKMTIIIVMSFVVCWTPYYLLGIWYWFQPEMLQVTPEYIHHALFVFGNLNTCFDPVIYGFYTPSFRADLAMCWCYRRRDINMSPRSLDRLSAHQGPHSGEQDSDAPGVEQTKETGGDGR, from the exons ATGTCTGGCAACCTGTCCCTCCTGAGGCCTCCCTTAGTGGGTGCCACCAGGTCAATGCAACCCGCCCTCTCAAACATGTCCCAGTTTCCCCCTCTGGTTGACTGGGAGGCGCCCACCTTCACCCGAGCCGCCCAATTCCGTGTCGGCGCCACCTTAATCCTCTTCCTATTTGCTGCCTGCAGCAACCTTGCGTTATTGGTCAGTGTGTGCCGGGGGCGTGGTCGGCGCCTGGCTTCTCACTTGCGACCACTCATCATGAGCCTGGCCGCCGCCGATCTGATGATGACCTTTGTGGTGATGCCACTGGACGCCATTTGGAACATCACGGTGCAGTGGTATGGCGGAGACGCCATGTGTAAGATGCTGTGCTTCCTCAAGCTGTTTGCCATGCACTCGTCAGCCTTCATTCTGGTGGTGGTCAGTCTGGACAGGCACCACGCCATCCTGCACCCGCTGGACTCACTCAACTCCCACCACAGGAACAAGAGGATGCTGGGTCTGGCCTGGGGCCTCAGCGTGCTTCTGGCCTTACCACAG CTGTTCATCTTCCGGGCCATCAAGGCAGAGGGCGTAGACTTCACCCAGTGTGTGACCCATGGCAGTTTCAAAGAGCGATGGCAGGAGACGGTCTACAACATGTTCTACTTCGTCACTCTCTACGTGTTCCCCCTGCTGGTCATGAGCTTCTGCTACACACGCATCCTCATTGAGATCAATCAGCAACTCCACAGGAACAAAG CTGGCGAGTCCTGCCTGAGACGCAGTGGCACAGACATGTTCCCCAAAGCACGAATGAAGACTCTAAAGATGACCATCATCATCGTGATGTCCTTCGTGGTCTGCTGGACGCCCTACTACCTCCTGGGTATCTGGTACTGGTTCCAGCCGGAGATGCTGCAGGTCACGCCTGAATACATCCATCACGCCCTGTTTGTCTTCGGCAACCTGAACACATGTTTTGACCCGGTCATCTATGGCTTCTACACGCCCTCGTTCCGGGCCGATCTGGCCATGTGCTGGTGCTATAGAAGAAGGGATATTAATATGTCGCCCAGGTCTCTGGACCGCCTGTCCGCCCACCAGGGCCCCCACAGCGGAGAGCAGGACTCTGACGCCCCCGGTGTGGAACAGACCAAAGAGACTGGAGGTGACGGTAGATGA
- the LOC115179884 gene encoding gonadotropin-releasing hormone II receptor isoform X1, whose translation MWSYFTLIITYTIQSNVEYLTTHKNFDVYMIITYVITIMTYMFYFVIYSHSYKPCLFQPRMSGNLSLLRPPLVGATRSMQPALSNMSQFPPLVDWEAPTFTRAAQFRVGATLILFLFAACSNLALLVSVCRGRGRRLASHLRPLIMSLAAADLMMTFVVMPLDAIWNITVQWYGGDAMCKMLCFLKLFAMHSSAFILVVVSLDRHHAILHPLDSLNSHHRNKRMLGLAWGLSVLLALPQLFIFRAIKAEGVDFTQCVTHGSFKERWQETVYNMFYFVTLYVFPLLVMSFCYTRILIEINQQLHRNKAGESCLRRSGTDMFPKARMKTLKMTIIIVMSFVVCWTPYYLLGIWYWFQPEMLQVTPEYIHHALFVFGNLNTCFDPVIYGFYTPSFRADLAMCWCYRRRDINMSPRSLDRLSAHQGPHSGEQDSDAPGVEQTKETGGDGR comes from the exons ATGTGGTCTTATTTTACATTAATAATCACTTATACTATCCAGAGCAACGTAGAATATCTGACGACGCATAAAAACTTTGATGTGTATATGATAATAACGTATGTAATCACGATAATGACATACATGTTTTACTTTGTCATCTACAGTCATTCATATAAACCTTGTCTTTTCCAACCCAGGATGTCTGGCAACCTGTCCCTCCTGAGGCCTCCCTTAGTGGGTGCCACCAGGTCAATGCAACCCGCCCTCTCAAACATGTCCCAGTTTCCCCCTCTGGTTGACTGGGAGGCGCCCACCTTCACCCGAGCCGCCCAATTCCGTGTCGGCGCCACCTTAATCCTCTTCCTATTTGCTGCCTGCAGCAACCTTGCGTTATTGGTCAGTGTGTGCCGGGGGCGTGGTCGGCGCCTGGCTTCTCACTTGCGACCACTCATCATGAGCCTGGCCGCCGCCGATCTGATGATGACCTTTGTGGTGATGCCACTGGACGCCATTTGGAACATCACGGTGCAGTGGTATGGCGGAGACGCCATGTGTAAGATGCTGTGCTTCCTCAAGCTGTTTGCCATGCACTCGTCAGCCTTCATTCTGGTGGTGGTCAGTCTGGACAGGCACCACGCCATCCTGCACCCGCTGGACTCACTCAACTCCCACCACAGGAACAAGAGGATGCTGGGTCTGGCCTGGGGCCTCAGCGTGCTTCTGGCCTTACCACAG CTGTTCATCTTCCGGGCCATCAAGGCAGAGGGCGTAGACTTCACCCAGTGTGTGACCCATGGCAGTTTCAAAGAGCGATGGCAGGAGACGGTCTACAACATGTTCTACTTCGTCACTCTCTACGTGTTCCCCCTGCTGGTCATGAGCTTCTGCTACACACGCATCCTCATTGAGATCAATCAGCAACTCCACAGGAACAAAG CTGGCGAGTCCTGCCTGAGACGCAGTGGCACAGACATGTTCCCCAAAGCACGAATGAAGACTCTAAAGATGACCATCATCATCGTGATGTCCTTCGTGGTCTGCTGGACGCCCTACTACCTCCTGGGTATCTGGTACTGGTTCCAGCCGGAGATGCTGCAGGTCACGCCTGAATACATCCATCACGCCCTGTTTGTCTTCGGCAACCTGAACACATGTTTTGACCCGGTCATCTATGGCTTCTACACGCCCTCGTTCCGGGCCGATCTGGCCATGTGCTGGTGCTATAGAAGAAGGGATATTAATATGTCGCCCAGGTCTCTGGACCGCCTGTCCGCCCACCAGGGCCCCCACAGCGGAGAGCAGGACTCTGACGCCCCCGGTGTGGAACAGACCAAAGAGACTGGAGGTGACGGTAGATGA